The stretch of DNA AAATGCAAAATGCTCTAATGCTTTTCTCCAAGGCACGCGGCAGTTCGATTGCCGGACTAAATCCCAAGACCCGCTCCGCCCTTGTCGTGCGCGGGACATAATAAGATACCGCCGCTCCCGGAACTACCTTGTTTTGTATCGAAACCCCCGCACCCAGCATGGAGCCGATCATGTGGGCCAGATCCCGCAAGGCAAGGGCCTGCGCGCTTCCCAGATTGAAGATCCCTTCCTCGGCCCGGGCCAAAAAAATCGTCCACAATCCCACCGCCATATCGGATGCGTAAAGGTAGGAACGGACCGCCGAACCATCACTCTTGACCACGATCGGCCCACCAGCGAGGCCATCACGGATGAAATCCGCCACGGCGAAATTCGCCTTCTCCGGCAGTCCGGGCCCGACAAAACTGAACCCGCGGGCGATCTTCAGCGGAACGCCCCCGGCGGGCAACAGGGCTCCGCATTGGTCCTCCACCCTCCTCCGGACTTGACTGTAGCCGGGTTCGCCCTCGTAGGGCACCAGCGGATCCCCTTCGGCAAAGGCCTCGGGTGGTGTTTTGGATTGATAGACGGCGCCCGTGCTGCACAACAAAAAGCCGGTCGATTTCTTGGCCACCGCGATGTCGACCAGACGCCGGGTGGCCGCTTGAAAAAAAACGTCCATGTTTGCGGGCGACATCCGGGCATCGGGCACCAGGCAGTGGATGACGTAATCCACCGGTCCGTCAGGCATGGCAAGCAGAACGGCGTCCGATTCTACGACCTCAACCCGCGGATCGGTCAACAAGGCCGGCCAAACGCCGCCGAAACGATTCCGGTCGCGCGTGGGGGCAACCACCCGCACACCCAAATCCAATCGCGTGTCCGCGTTCAGGAGGGTTTGCAGCATCCACCCTCCAAAAAATCCACTACCGCCCGTCAGAAGCACCCGGCTTCC from Candidatus Methylacidiphilales bacterium encodes:
- a CDS encoding NAD(P)-dependent oxidoreductase, translating into MPARPMPEEDLDDVFGRVGGLWERLRGSRVLLTGGSGFFGGWMLQTLLNADTRLDLGVRVVAPTRDRNRFGGVWPALLTDPRVEVVESDAVLLAMPDGPVDYVIHCLVPDARMSPANMDVFFQAATRRLVDIAVAKKSTGFLLCSTGAVYQSKTPPEAFAEGDPLVPYEGEPGYSQVRRRVEDQCGALLPAGGVPLKIARGFSFVGPGLPEKANFAVADFIRDGLAGGPIVVKSDGSAVRSYLYASDMAVGLWTIFLARAEEGIFNLGSAQALALRDLAHMIGSMLGAGVSIQNKVVPGAAVSYYVPRTTRAERVLGFSPAIELPRALEKSIRAFCI